In one Chitinophaga sancti genomic region, the following are encoded:
- a CDS encoding FecR family protein: MSDEQIIHLIHKYRSSTLSETEELAFFSWYAEVDPGEFHRILQQAGEVDYEPASPVFLSSLEERLQHKEAVVRKMPILRRAAAAAAIIVLGTTAWYVFKPDRRQVAPIIAAKVNDVQPGKSGAVLTLANGQVIALDSAGNGVIANQNGTTVTLNNGSLRYNADNAAAVSYNMIRTPKARQFQLQLPDGTTVWLNAGSSLKYPTAFTGKERIVSITGEAFFDVAKDAAHPFVVEVADQVKVQVLGTQFNINAYPDEKQIRATLLQGSIKVNKDAAAVVLQPGQQAQVNDEITVNRNINTSQVSSWKDGVFNFDDLGVEAVMRQLARWYDIEVVYEQGIPTNRFYGEIGRNLSLAQVLEGLKLSGVHFRIEGKRLIVLP; encoded by the coding sequence ATGAGTGACGAGCAAATCATCCATTTAATTCATAAATACAGGAGCAGTACCCTGAGCGAAACAGAAGAGCTGGCTTTTTTTAGCTGGTATGCTGAAGTAGACCCGGGGGAGTTCCATCGTATCCTGCAACAAGCGGGGGAAGTGGATTATGAGCCAGCGTCGCCAGTGTTCCTGTCCTCACTGGAGGAGCGCTTACAACATAAAGAGGCGGTAGTCAGGAAAATGCCAATCCTGCGCCGGGCCGCTGCTGCTGCAGCCATCATTGTACTAGGTACTACTGCCTGGTATGTTTTCAAACCGGATCGCAGGCAAGTTGCACCAATAATTGCTGCGAAAGTAAATGATGTACAGCCTGGTAAAAGTGGTGCCGTGCTCACCCTTGCCAATGGCCAGGTTATAGCCCTGGACAGTGCCGGCAATGGGGTGATTGCCAACCAGAATGGCACTACGGTTACATTAAATAATGGTAGTCTGCGTTATAATGCTGATAATGCAGCTGCCGTGAGCTACAATATGATCCGTACGCCCAAAGCCCGGCAATTTCAATTGCAATTGCCGGATGGAACTACGGTATGGCTCAATGCCGGGAGCTCGCTGAAGTATCCGACTGCCTTTACAGGTAAGGAAAGGATCGTTTCCATTACAGGAGAAGCCTTCTTCGATGTAGCGAAGGATGCAGCACATCCTTTTGTAGTAGAAGTAGCAGACCAGGTGAAGGTACAGGTACTGGGCACACAGTTCAACATCAATGCTTATCCCGACGAAAAGCAGATCAGGGCCACCCTGCTGCAGGGTAGCATCAAAGTGAACAAAGATGCTGCCGCCGTTGTATTGCAACCGGGTCAGCAGGCGCAGGTGAATGATGAAATCACAGTGAACAGAAATATAAACACAAGCCAGGTAAGTTCCTGGAAAGATGGGGTCTTTAACTTTGATGATTTGGGGGTAGAAGCGGTCATGCGTCAGCTGGCCAGGTGGTATGACATCGAGGTGGTTTATGAACAGGGAATTCCAACCAACAGGTTCTATGGCGAAATAGGCCGTAATCTGAGCCTGGCACAAGTACTGGAGGGATTAAAATTGTCAGGAGTGCATTTTAGAATTGAAGGCAAAAGGCTGATCGTATTGCCTTAA
- a CDS encoding SusC/RagA family TonB-linked outer membrane protein, translating to MKLTIVLMTIAFMGVYASGRSQSVTMSGNNISLEKTFSTIRTQTGFLVFCDRELLAEAAPVSVAATNMPLNKFLEQIFKNQSLQYLIREQTIFVSKKVKLPGVPEVINTVPVEGIVHAENGYPLEGATVKVKNGPVSVITNSKGYFDLNANVGDVLIISYVGFEPQEIKITNSTKLDIAMKRQVVNVDEVIVSVTTGYQTISKERATGSYGVLTSKDIQASPVIDILQRLEGKVAGVKVDPNGGTVQIRSTNTYAGGSEPLIVIDGFPMIAIGDKQSLTSRGAAIMSNNAIMSTINPADIEQITFLKDAVATSVWGAKGANGVIVITTKHGKNSLPSLNFSTTIGMASAPKFSKLHWMNTAEYVDLEKDLVNKGFITDSKQSPYYNPLYAANPSEVQEWLFKVQRGEATQAEANAAIDAISKRNNEGQIRKYLLREAISQQYNLSVSGGNDVNSYYIAANHNRDNPIYRSNGGNNTNLTANLTNKFWNNRVTLSTGIQYQFNNLSTNLAAMDALSSSTTSLRPYDMLVNSDGSLIKRNVIFRPEFTDSLTKLGYLPFTYNAIQELNYSNTKTSTTTARFNSGINVNLTSWLHANVSGQYQRFNSYQSAINTIDSYQGRILMNNYTTISSTTKRPVYSIPYGGTYYVAQSLNTEYAVRGQLTLNKTFLTDHHIDVLAGTEIRQTYTKGDNSTRYGYDQDANTFGAVNPTVYNMTMYGYTQQLGNNLSGIGESRNRYLSYYGNVAYNYKAKYDVSGSVRYDDYTLLGIDRSKRAKPFWSVGAKWNAQQESFLQPYTWLSNLSLRATIGTGGAVPLYGYRVPVIGLGNTDPNTNLPYGYVTNPANQQLQWETTRTLNGGLDIGLFNNRLTASVEVYRKWSYGIAVSQPYNSTYGWSSLYFNSGTLSSHGIEITLGATWLDKKDLTFSSNFNFAYSNNKVTDNRYSNLPVFSLLGGSAILNDYPISPLFVYRSAGLDNTGQTQIYDKDNKIIKSTDNLPTSFSMADLKYVGMRNSPYFGGFNNVFRYKNFDLQVQISYYMGGKFIKPSITGYPQYSSFYGQIGRQKDFASRWRQAGDEANTIVPGLDNINYNSFSRYQFSDKLVRSSDNIRLQQISLRYNFPKAMLPTRVIKGLSISGNVRNLGMIWAANKEKYDPQYLNANGNYYSAPPVTSYLLNINASF from the coding sequence ATGAAGCTAACCATCGTATTAATGACCATTGCATTCATGGGGGTTTATGCAAGTGGTCGATCTCAATCAGTGACAATGTCCGGGAATAATATCTCCCTGGAAAAAACATTTTCTACCATTCGTACGCAGACAGGATTTCTTGTATTCTGTGATCGTGAATTACTGGCTGAAGCAGCACCGGTTTCTGTTGCTGCTACTAATATGCCATTGAACAAATTCCTGGAACAGATCTTCAAAAATCAATCGCTGCAATACCTGATCCGTGAGCAGACCATCTTTGTAAGTAAGAAGGTAAAACTGCCGGGTGTACCAGAGGTGATCAACACTGTACCTGTAGAAGGTATTGTGCATGCAGAGAATGGTTATCCACTGGAAGGTGCAACAGTGAAAGTGAAAAATGGTCCTGTTTCTGTAATCACCAACAGCAAAGGTTATTTTGACCTGAATGCAAATGTGGGAGATGTGCTGATCATTTCTTATGTGGGTTTTGAACCACAGGAAATTAAAATTACCAACAGCACCAAACTGGACATTGCAATGAAAAGGCAGGTGGTGAATGTTGATGAAGTGATTGTAAGTGTAACTACCGGTTACCAGACCATCTCTAAAGAGAGGGCTACTGGTTCCTATGGCGTTTTGACTTCAAAGGATATCCAGGCTAGTCCCGTTATCGACATCCTCCAGCGACTGGAAGGTAAGGTAGCAGGTGTGAAAGTAGATCCCAATGGCGGTACTGTACAAATTAGAAGTACGAATACTTATGCTGGTGGTTCAGAACCGCTGATCGTAATAGATGGTTTTCCAATGATCGCCATTGGTGACAAGCAGTCACTCACTTCAAGAGGCGCAGCCATCATGTCTAACAATGCGATCATGTCTACCATCAACCCTGCAGATATTGAACAGATCACCTTCCTGAAAGATGCAGTGGCTACTTCTGTCTGGGGTGCGAAGGGTGCAAACGGCGTGATCGTCATTACCACCAAGCATGGTAAAAATAGCCTGCCTTCTCTCAATTTCTCTACTACTATAGGTATGGCTTCTGCTCCTAAGTTCTCCAAATTACACTGGATGAACACAGCTGAGTATGTAGACCTGGAAAAAGACCTGGTAAATAAAGGATTTATTACTGACAGTAAGCAAAGCCCTTACTACAACCCGCTGTATGCTGCCAATCCAAGTGAAGTGCAGGAATGGCTCTTCAAGGTGCAGAGAGGTGAAGCGACACAAGCCGAAGCAAATGCTGCGATCGACGCAATCTCGAAGCGCAACAATGAAGGACAAATCAGGAAGTACCTGCTACGCGAAGCTATCTCACAGCAATATAACTTATCTGTCTCCGGCGGTAATGATGTCAATTCATATTATATCGCTGCCAACCATAACAGGGATAATCCTATTTACAGGAGTAATGGCGGTAATAATACCAACCTGACTGCCAACCTGACCAATAAGTTCTGGAATAACAGGGTGACACTCAGCACAGGTATTCAATACCAGTTCAATAACCTGTCCACCAACCTGGCAGCTATGGATGCGCTGAGTTCTTCAACGACTTCCCTGCGCCCGTATGATATGCTGGTGAATAGTGATGGTAGCCTGATCAAGCGTAATGTGATATTCCGCCCAGAATTTACTGACAGTCTGACGAAACTAGGCTATTTACCCTTTACCTATAACGCTATTCAGGAGCTGAACTACAGCAATACCAAAACTTCTACCACTACTGCCCGTTTCAATTCAGGTATCAATGTAAACCTTACATCCTGGCTGCATGCCAACGTATCAGGTCAGTACCAGCGATTCAACAGCTACCAGAGTGCCATTAATACAATCGACAGTTATCAGGGTCGTATATTAATGAACAACTACACAACTATCTCTTCAACTACAAAAAGACCTGTGTACAGTATTCCTTACGGTGGTACCTACTATGTTGCACAGTCTTTAAACACTGAATATGCAGTGCGTGGACAGTTGACGCTGAATAAAACATTCCTGACCGATCATCATATCGATGTACTGGCTGGTACCGAGATCCGCCAGACCTATACCAAGGGTGACAATTCAACCCGTTATGGTTATGATCAGGATGCAAATACTTTTGGTGCAGTGAACCCCACTGTTTATAATATGACCATGTACGGTTATACCCAGCAGTTAGGCAATAACCTGAGTGGTATTGGAGAATCAAGGAACCGTTACCTGTCATACTATGGTAATGTAGCGTATAATTATAAAGCTAAGTATGATGTATCCGGTAGTGTTCGTTATGATGATTATACTTTGTTAGGTATAGATCGCAGCAAGCGTGCAAAACCTTTCTGGTCTGTAGGTGCTAAGTGGAATGCGCAACAGGAATCATTCCTGCAGCCTTATACCTGGTTAAGTAACCTGAGCCTGAGAGCAACCATAGGTACTGGTGGGGCTGTACCTTTGTATGGTTACAGAGTGCCGGTGATTGGCCTGGGTAATACAGATCCTAATACCAACCTGCCTTATGGTTATGTCACCAATCCTGCTAATCAGCAGTTACAGTGGGAAACTACCCGTACCCTGAATGGTGGTCTGGACATCGGCTTGTTCAACAACCGACTGACTGCGAGTGTGGAAGTGTATCGTAAATGGAGCTATGGTATCGCGGTAAGCCAACCTTACAACAGTACTTATGGCTGGTCCAGCTTATACTTTAACTCCGGTACGCTGTCGAGCCACGGTATTGAAATTACCCTGGGTGCTACCTGGTTGGACAAGAAAGACCTGACATTCAGTTCCAATTTTAACTTCGCATACAGCAATAACAAAGTCACTGATAACCGTTACTCAAATCTGCCAGTGTTTTCACTGCTAGGCGGCTCCGCTATACTTAACGACTATCCTATCAGTCCTTTATTCGTTTATCGTTCTGCAGGACTGGATAATACCGGTCAGACGCAGATCTATGATAAGGATAATAAGATCATCAAGAGTACGGACAACTTGCCAACTTCATTTAGTATGGCAGACCTGAAATATGTAGGTATGAGAAATTCTCCATATTTCGGTGGTTTCAACAATGTCTTCAGGTATAAGAATTTTGACCTGCAGGTACAGATCTCTTACTATATGGGTGGTAAGTTTATAAAACCATCTATAACTGGTTATCCGCAATACTCTTCTTTCTACGGACAGATCGGTCGTCAAAAAGACTTTGCTTCAAGATGGCGTCAGGCAGGTGATGAGGCGAATACCATTGTACCTGGTCTGGATAACATTAACTACAATAGCTTTAGCCGTTATCAGTTCTCTGACAAACTGGTAAGAAGTTCAGACAATATCCGCCTGCAGCAGATTTCCCTGAGATATAACTTCCCTAAGGCAATGCTGCCGACAAGAGTTATCAAAGGTCTTTCCATATCCGGCAACGTGCGTAACCTGGGTATGATCTGGGCGGCAAACAAGGAGAAGTATGATCCGCAGTACCTGAATGCAAACGGTAACTATTACAGTGCACCTCCGGTAACCAGCTATTTGTTAAACATTAATGCATCATTCTAA
- a CDS encoding T9SS type A sorting domain-containing protein, producing MKLFCLCCISLLMAFLSVHAQDTIPPAPVGSTIYLLNDVWLMSAADKYGPMKCDHTTISASEQFIVVDAGDSTIALQGSNGRYVTATSPMRCTSTMIDHNARFKWVGLGTNTVALQNLKGEYVFMESNLLSLTCKSTAITTGSTFTWSAVSMAPQEEKAETANLNVFPNPASGNVNIKYALPAAAEVLIEFYNSRGALVKSFLGGLQEGTTRLNVGINDLEKGMYIVRLTSKGIKETKKLIVQ from the coding sequence ATGAAACTTTTTTGTTTATGCTGCATATCTTTGCTGATGGCCTTCCTGTCTGTGCATGCACAGGATACCATTCCCCCTGCACCTGTAGGCAGCACTATTTACCTGCTGAATGATGTCTGGCTTATGTCTGCGGCTGACAAGTACGGCCCTATGAAATGTGATCATACCACCATCAGTGCTTCCGAACAATTTATTGTTGTAGATGCCGGAGACAGCACCATCGCCCTGCAGGGCAGTAATGGCCGCTATGTAACCGCTACCAGTCCAATGCGTTGTACCAGCACCATGATTGATCACAATGCCCGTTTTAAATGGGTAGGGCTGGGTACCAATACAGTTGCGCTGCAAAATCTAAAAGGGGAATACGTATTTATGGAGAGCAACCTGCTCAGCCTGACCTGCAAAAGTACGGCCATCACTACCGGCAGCACCTTTACCTGGAGTGCCGTTTCCATGGCTCCCCAGGAGGAGAAAGCTGAAACGGCCAACCTGAATGTGTTTCCAAATCCCGCTTCCGGCAATGTTAATATTAAGTATGCACTGCCTGCTGCAGCCGAAGTATTGATCGAGTTTTATAATAGCAGGGGAGCATTGGTGAAATCGTTCCTGGGTGGATTGCAGGAGGGTACGACCCGGCTCAATGTAGGTATCAATGACCTTGAGAAAGGGATGTACATTGTTCGGCTGACTTCAAAAGGTATTAAAGAAACGAAGAAGTTAATCGTTCAGTGA
- a CDS encoding HipA family kinase, with product MNQQPELRTVSVTRYVTPLREGGSLPAIAEADDGFLYVLKFRGAGQGIKALIAELIGGEIARALGFKMPEIVFATLDSAFGRTEPDEEIQDLLKASVGLNLGVHYLSGSVTFDPAVTKIEPELASRIVWMDCLLTNVDRTPRNTNMLMWHRELWLIDHGASLYFHHNWSNWEASATKPFVQVKDHVLLPQATLIAEADAQLRLLLTTEKIRGIVSLIPDEWLQEWSSGESPEQVREVYYQFITTRLAASEIFVKEAQHAREALI from the coding sequence ATGAATCAACAACCTGAGCTTAGAACCGTTAGCGTAACAAGATATGTAACGCCGCTTCGGGAAGGCGGCTCTCTCCCCGCCATCGCCGAAGCAGATGACGGCTTTTTATATGTACTGAAATTCCGGGGCGCCGGCCAGGGTATCAAGGCCCTGATCGCCGAACTGATAGGCGGAGAAATAGCCCGTGCATTGGGGTTCAAAATGCCCGAAATCGTGTTTGCCACTCTGGATAGTGCCTTTGGCCGTACCGAACCGGATGAGGAAATCCAGGACCTCCTGAAGGCCAGCGTTGGCCTGAACCTGGGTGTTCATTATCTCTCCGGGTCAGTGACCTTCGACCCGGCCGTCACGAAAATTGAACCTGAACTGGCTTCACGTATCGTATGGATGGATTGCCTGCTGACAAATGTTGACCGTACACCCCGCAATACCAATATGCTCATGTGGCACAGGGAGCTCTGGCTCATCGATCATGGGGCATCCCTTTATTTCCACCACAACTGGAGTAACTGGGAAGCATCTGCCACCAAACCTTTTGTACAGGTCAAAGACCATGTATTGCTGCCACAGGCTACCCTGATTGCCGAAGCTGATGCCCAACTGCGCCTGCTGCTCACCACCGAAAAGATCAGGGGTATTGTCAGCCTGATCCCGGACGAATGGTTGCAGGAATGGTCTTCCGGCGAAAGCCCGGAACAGGTAAGAGAGGTATATTATCAATTCATAACCACACGCTTAGCAGCGTCTGAAATATTTGTAAAAGAAGCACAACATGCAAGAGAAGCACTTATATGA
- a CDS encoding DUF3037 domain-containing protein produces MQEKHLYEYAVIRVVPSVVREEFLNIGVILYCKQQRYLQTLFSVNGEKIRCLAPEFDMEELRAYLTAFEKIAAGAPDAGPIAKLDLPSRFRWLTATRSTVIQSSKIHPGLCGDLAGTLQRLHAQLVL; encoded by the coding sequence ATGCAAGAGAAGCACTTATATGAGTATGCTGTCATTCGCGTAGTTCCCAGTGTAGTACGCGAGGAGTTCCTCAATATAGGTGTGATCCTGTATTGTAAACAACAGCGGTACCTGCAAACCCTTTTTTCTGTGAACGGGGAGAAGATCAGGTGCCTGGCTCCTGAATTTGATATGGAGGAACTAAGGGCTTACCTGACTGCCTTTGAAAAGATTGCCGCCGGCGCCCCTGATGCCGGCCCTATCGCCAAACTGGATTTGCCCTCCCGGTTCAGGTGGCTCACCGCTACAAGAAGTACTGTCATTCAATCATCTAAAATCCATCCCGGCCTCTGCGGAGACCTGGCAGGTACATTGCAGCGCCTGCATGCACAATTAGTTTTATAA
- a CDS encoding alkaline phosphatase family protein: protein MKHISLAILILLSTQFAFAQDTTQQVVQGRTNSKEQEAKPYVIMISIDGFRYDYAEKYQAANLLRLSGEGVKATAMQPSYPSLTFPNHYTLITGLYPAHHGLVDNSFYDRNRKQVYDMKNRDAVEDGTWYGGTPLWVMAEQQHMVSASYFWVGSESPIQNTRPTYSYRYQEKTKIDDRIQALVNWLKLPAAQRPHLITFYFPEVDHAGHSYGPESEQVKEQVQFVDESIGKMVKAVSALKLPVNYIVVSDHGMAAVDTVNLIQLNDMGLRMSWGGEKMMFYGDDTAKVNAAYAYYKSHEDHFRTYRKTEMPARWHYGTEDKFNRIGDIVLVPDPYYVFAQPKKGKQHTGHHGFDNNLTDMNAVFMAWGPAFNQHQRIGTFANIHVYPLVAEILGLKIEEPVDGQLDVLKPILKGR, encoded by the coding sequence ATGAAACACATTTCCCTGGCGATACTGATCTTGCTATCAACGCAGTTCGCTTTTGCACAGGACACTACGCAGCAGGTTGTTCAAGGACGCACTAACAGTAAGGAACAGGAAGCCAAACCCTATGTCATCATGATCTCTATCGATGGCTTCAGGTACGATTATGCAGAGAAATACCAGGCCGCAAACCTCCTCCGCTTATCCGGCGAAGGCGTAAAAGCCACCGCCATGCAGCCTTCCTATCCAAGCCTTACTTTCCCGAATCACTACACCCTGATCACAGGGCTATATCCTGCTCATCACGGCCTGGTAGACAATTCGTTTTATGACAGGAATCGCAAACAGGTCTATGATATGAAGAACCGGGATGCGGTGGAAGATGGTACCTGGTATGGCGGAACACCACTCTGGGTAATGGCCGAGCAGCAACATATGGTGAGTGCCAGTTATTTCTGGGTAGGCTCAGAAAGTCCTATTCAAAACACACGCCCAACTTATTCATATCGCTACCAGGAGAAAACAAAGATCGATGATCGCATCCAGGCGCTCGTAAACTGGCTGAAACTGCCCGCAGCACAGCGCCCACACCTCATCACCTTCTACTTCCCCGAAGTAGATCATGCAGGGCATAGCTATGGGCCTGAATCTGAACAGGTAAAAGAACAGGTGCAATTCGTAGATGAAAGCATCGGGAAAATGGTGAAGGCGGTGAGTGCACTGAAGCTGCCGGTTAACTATATCGTAGTATCAGATCATGGTATGGCGGCTGTAGATACGGTGAACCTGATCCAGCTGAATGACATGGGATTGAGAATGTCATGGGGAGGAGAGAAGATGATGTTCTATGGTGATGATACCGCAAAAGTGAATGCGGCTTATGCCTATTATAAATCTCACGAAGACCACTTCAGAACATATCGAAAAACCGAAATGCCGGCAAGATGGCATTACGGCACAGAAGATAAATTTAACCGTATTGGAGACATCGTATTAGTACCCGATCCCTACTACGTTTTCGCGCAGCCTAAGAAGGGTAAACAACATACCGGTCATCATGGCTTTGATAATAATCTCACTGACATGAATGCTGTGTTCATGGCCTGGGGGCCCGCATTTAACCAACACCAGCGGATTGGTACATTTGCCAATATACACGTGTATCCGCTGGTGGCTGAGATCCTGGGTTTAAAGATCGAAGAGCCGGTAGATGGACAACTGGATGTGCTGAAACCTATCTTAAAGGGCCGCTAA
- a CDS encoding GAF domain-containing protein: MEKIIQEVSGVEVASVDLDTAISFQPFINRLRERIQHEQTVKKALYEQVLATYEQYHLPQEEISLEEVGKYSDLLEQMYACLSPAMTDEKELAWAMNMPFQPLIFYGTTLFYELMRNRRDDHDIYVITKTADEYQRDRLKLLYSVVLQKLYNFQAPTQLPDVHAGINLSTGLLQYYAMRINMDYIEVTAKGPLPQLDFSELYMRMSEGEGYDILLEMLPLSLFKIRGICILNLTDVTAEKAIDNIERVRLNRTPANDDENYRNVIKSLKTLVRNNQIEFDLFPFVRVNNEPVYGYVKGGTGILFEVWGEGRVSPDVFRRQAKGYFSNPDFFFSQDISAENQQGHDYLDYFRKLGVRSLALMPVFHNHIPVGVLAIHTWQDERFDEKILVLLQPAMAAIGRLLQIYIDEFNYEIECVIKEKFTSIQPAVQWKFNEVAWQYLHDRKRHLPEKEFSIHFDNVYPLYGAVDIRNSTIERNKAIVADLDAHLSLLGGTLRTLQDRYPSALLEEMIYKCSKWQEILASDQLYANDEDKLNTFLRKETTPFLNHLAGQHPQTKHLVDEYLKVLDAFNNSTSGEKYSLEISMQMINEAVNEYFEHEKNQLQSLYPCYFEKFRTDGVEYDAYIGQSIAPQHPFNHFHLKNLRLWQLSGMAAIARITRALLPGMPKVLRTTQLIFVHNHTIDISFRADERRFDVEGAYNIRYQMIKKRIDKVHIKESEERLTQPDKIVLIYFDNKDVEDYLPFIEYLQEKHVLCNDLEYLLLEDLQGLSGLKALRVGVVYEASLND, from the coding sequence ATGGAAAAAATTATTCAGGAAGTATCAGGAGTAGAGGTAGCCAGTGTGGATCTGGATACCGCGATTTCATTCCAACCATTTATTAATCGCCTTCGCGAGAGAATCCAACACGAGCAGACAGTTAAAAAAGCACTGTATGAACAGGTGCTGGCTACCTATGAGCAATATCATCTCCCGCAGGAAGAAATTTCGTTGGAAGAAGTCGGCAAATACAGCGATTTACTGGAACAGATGTATGCTTGTCTTTCTCCGGCTATGACGGATGAAAAAGAGCTGGCATGGGCCATGAATATGCCTTTTCAGCCGCTTATATTCTACGGCACCACCCTGTTTTACGAACTGATGCGCAACCGGAGGGATGACCATGATATTTATGTGATCACAAAAACGGCTGACGAGTATCAACGCGACCGGCTCAAATTATTATACTCCGTCGTATTACAAAAGTTATATAACTTCCAGGCGCCTACGCAATTGCCGGATGTGCATGCCGGCATTAATCTCTCCACCGGTTTGCTGCAATACTATGCCATGCGGATTAATATGGATTACATTGAAGTGACCGCTAAAGGCCCCCTGCCTCAGCTGGATTTCAGTGAACTCTACATGCGCATGAGTGAAGGGGAGGGCTATGATATCCTCCTGGAAATGTTGCCACTATCGCTCTTTAAAATAAGAGGGATCTGTATCCTGAATCTTACAGACGTTACTGCCGAAAAAGCAATTGACAATATTGAACGCGTGCGCCTGAACCGCACACCTGCAAATGACGATGAGAACTACAGGAATGTGATTAAATCCCTGAAAACCCTGGTGAGAAACAACCAGATAGAGTTCGATCTCTTCCCGTTTGTTAGAGTGAACAACGAGCCTGTATATGGTTATGTAAAAGGTGGTACGGGTATCCTCTTCGAAGTATGGGGTGAAGGCCGCGTATCGCCTGACGTATTCCGCAGGCAGGCAAAAGGGTATTTCTCCAATCCCGACTTCTTTTTCTCCCAGGATATCTCTGCTGAGAACCAGCAAGGCCATGATTACCTGGACTACTTCCGTAAACTCGGTGTACGTTCCCTGGCTTTGATGCCGGTGTTCCACAATCATATACCAGTAGGCGTGCTGGCCATCCATACCTGGCAGGACGAGCGCTTTGATGAGAAGATCCTTGTGCTCTTACAACCTGCCATGGCTGCCATTGGCCGCTTATTACAGATATATATTGATGAATTCAACTACGAAATAGAATGTGTCATCAAAGAAAAATTCACATCTATCCAGCCAGCCGTGCAATGGAAGTTCAACGAAGTGGCCTGGCAATACCTGCATGACAGGAAACGGCATTTACCGGAAAAGGAATTCAGTATTCACTTCGATAATGTATACCCGTTATACGGGGCAGTTGATATCCGCAACTCTACTATAGAACGGAACAAGGCCATCGTGGCAGACCTGGATGCACACCTTTCCTTATTAGGTGGAACATTAAGGACCTTACAGGATAGGTATCCATCCGCGCTGCTCGAAGAGATGATTTATAAATGCTCCAAATGGCAGGAGATCCTGGCATCAGACCAGTTGTACGCCAATGATGAAGATAAGCTAAACACTTTTTTAAGAAAAGAAACGACGCCTTTCCTGAATCATCTTGCCGGCCAGCATCCGCAAACAAAACACCTGGTAGATGAATACCTGAAAGTACTGGATGCTTTTAACAACAGTACTAGCGGCGAAAAATATTCGTTGGAGATATCCATGCAGATGATCAATGAAGCGGTGAATGAATATTTTGAACATGAAAAGAACCAGTTGCAAAGCCTGTATCCCTGCTACTTTGAAAAGTTCAGGACCGACGGCGTAGAATACGATGCATACATTGGTCAGTCCATAGCACCGCAGCATCCCTTCAATCATTTCCATCTTAAAAACCTGCGTTTATGGCAATTGTCAGGTATGGCTGCCATCGCACGTATTACCCGTGCCCTGCTGCCCGGCATGCCAAAGGTATTACGTACCACGCAGCTCATTTTCGTACACAACCATACTATCGATATCAGTTTCAGGGCAGACGAAAGACGCTTTGATGTAGAGGGTGCTTATAACATCCGTTACCAGATGATCAAGAAGCGTATCGATAAAGTACACATCAAGGAATCAGAAGAACGCCTCACCCAGCCGGATAAGATCGTGCTGATCTATTTCGATAACAAGGATGTGGAAGATTACCTGCCTTTCATTGAATACCTGCAGGAAAAGCATGTCCTGTGCAATGATCTTGAATACCTGCTGCTGGAGGACCTGCAGGGCCTGAGTGGCCTCAAGGCATTGCGTGTAGGCGTGGTATATGAGGCATCACTGAACGATTAA
- a CDS encoding RNA polymerase sigma factor produces MRDQFITWVQEAADGNQLAYGYLYTHHYPRLQVAITFITRDKEETDEILQETFLRIWKTKEKLLVVRSFEDYAFRVAKNLLFDHLRRKKVHLKAIDAIVHQQDDVATGGDQQLVYKEYHDIATRAIATLDPQKKEIFLLRTQEGLSFEEIAERCGIAVVTVKKHFYTAFHTLKKLLNEHGGVFTFLLILWSRGR; encoded by the coding sequence TTGAGGGATCAGTTCATAACATGGGTACAGGAAGCGGCAGACGGAAATCAGCTGGCATATGGTTATTTATATACCCACCACTATCCGCGTCTGCAAGTAGCCATCACCTTCATCACCCGGGATAAGGAAGAAACCGATGAAATTTTGCAGGAGACCTTTCTGCGTATCTGGAAAACAAAAGAGAAACTTTTAGTGGTGCGGTCATTTGAAGACTATGCCTTCCGCGTAGCCAAAAACCTCCTGTTCGATCATTTAAGAAGGAAGAAGGTGCACCTGAAAGCCATAGATGCCATCGTACACCAGCAGGACGATGTCGCTACCGGGGGCGACCAGCAGTTAGTCTATAAAGAATACCACGACATTGCCACCCGGGCCATTGCTACCCTTGATCCCCAGAAGAAAGAAATATTCCTGCTTCGTACACAGGAAGGCCTCAGTTTTGAGGAAATAGCCGAACGATGCGGCATTGCTGTCGTAACGGTCAAAAAACATTTTTACACCGCCTTTCATACCCTCAAAAAGCTCCTGAACGAGCATGGTGGCGTGTTTACCTTCCTACTCATCCTCTGGTCCAGGGGGCGCTAA